One window of Dehalococcoidia bacterium genomic DNA carries:
- a CDS encoding dihydrodipicolinate reductase C-terminal domain-containing protein yields the protein MKVGLFGFGRAGRAVASVLLQSKEVHLSWVVRKSKTLQHRSVPEFLGIESDAPGLIFSIEEWSSERLLDEHPVDVIVDFSSTEGILFYGKDAAERGVAIVSAISEYPPETINYIREISARTRIVWSPNITIGINFLMVAAKILKNIAPHADIEIIEEHFKDKMGVSGTAKKIAYALNLPEESIKTIRAGGIVGHHEILFGFPYQTVRLMHESISREAFGNGALFAARSVVTKGNGLYSMEDLLIPYFKAFA from the coding sequence ATGAAAGTTGGACTATTTGGTTTTGGACGAGCAGGTAGAGCTGTGGCCTCTGTGTTGCTTCAAAGTAAGGAGGTCCATCTGTCCTGGGTGGTCAGAAAATCAAAAACACTTCAGCATCGATCTGTTCCAGAGTTTCTGGGTATAGAGTCTGATGCCCCGGGGCTAATATTTTCCATAGAGGAATGGTCGTCCGAAAGGCTTCTTGACGAGCATCCGGTAGATGTCATAGTCGATTTTTCATCTACGGAAGGGATATTATTCTATGGCAAGGATGCTGCAGAAAGAGGAGTGGCAATTGTCAGTGCGATATCAGAGTACCCACCTGAAACCATCAATTACATTCGGGAAATATCAGCCCGGACAAGAATCGTCTGGTCGCCCAACATTACCATTGGCATTAATTTCCTGATGGTAGCCGCAAAAATTCTCAAGAATATTGCGCCGCATGCAGATATCGAAATAATCGAAGAGCATTTCAAGGATAAAATGGGAGTTTCCGGTACCGCAAAAAAGATTGCCTATGCTCTAAATCTCCCAGAAGAGTCTATTAAAACAATCCGGGCCGGCGGTATCGTTGGGCATCACGAAATCCTATTTGGGTTTCCGTATCAGACTGTTCGGTTGATGCATGAGTCAATTTCAAGAGAGGCTTTTGGTAATGGGGCCTTGTTTGCTGCCAGGAGTGTTGTTACCAAAGGAAATGGACTGTATTCGATGGAAGATTTGCTAATACCTTACTTTAAGGCATTTGCCTAG
- a CDS encoding response regulator transcription factor: protein MNNTNHQLRVLVIDSLDAMQETVLLGFGLRWPGCIAFSARGGEEGVHLADSKLPHIVILNIYDLPDMSGFEVIRRIRLFSDVPLIVVSEQRDEMDMFKSFELGADDFIIKPLRPLDLMVRTNAVLRRWGKYASYQHSPVPYVDNDLVVDFSAQKVFAAGEPVHLTPTEYGILCKLVRNNGRIVTVDMLRQEANDNIDELTSSTIRKSISHLRSKLANNGGTHSILNERGYGYRFISLKQEGVSSKREE from the coding sequence ATGAATAACACTAATCATCAACTTAGAGTACTGGTCATTGATTCGCTTGATGCAATGCAAGAGACCGTTTTGCTGGGTTTTGGGTTACGCTGGCCGGGCTGCATAGCGTTTTCTGCCCGAGGCGGAGAGGAGGGGGTACATCTTGCAGATAGCAAATTGCCTCATATTGTGATACTGAACATATACGATCTGCCCGATATGAGCGGATTTGAGGTGATAAGGCGGATTCGCCTCTTTTCGGATGTGCCTCTGATCGTCGTCAGCGAGCAGCGTGACGAAATGGACATGTTCAAATCGTTTGAGTTGGGCGCCGATGATTTCATCATCAAACCTCTCCGTCCCCTGGATTTGATGGTTCGGACCAATGCAGTGTTGCGCCGCTGGGGTAAATATGCGTCGTATCAGCACAGTCCGGTTCCGTATGTGGATAATGATCTTGTGGTGGACTTCTCTGCTCAGAAGGTGTTCGCCGCGGGGGAGCCGGTGCATCTTACCCCAACGGAATATGGCATTCTTTGCAAGCTGGTGAGAAATAACGGCAGGATTGTGACGGTGGATATGCTACGCCAGGAGGCTAATGACAACATCGATGAGCTCACATCCAGCACCATCAGAAAATCCATTTCCCACCTCCGGAGCAAGCTGGCAAACAATGGAGGGACACACAGTATCCTCAATGAGCGGGGATATGGTTACAGGTTTATCAGCCTGAAACAGGAAGGCGTTTCCTCGAAACGCGAAGAGTAG
- a CDS encoding C25 family cysteine peptidase, whose amino-acid sequence MKRVNRFFGSNVTRLVPLLLMLIMVSSLLVPATILAADMNRVDVINSQPSDLQPIDQTSGSPTVGVSKADSTGITIDIDIEGLEQEAIEIDGRTFELLSIPEYQNTEEVGKPQLPVVRKTIGIPDGATVQATVADASYSSYSGYMVYPAQKPLKDDEQPGEFALDEAFYSQDAFYPAEMVQVEEPAIWRDVTVVLLQVSPVRFNPATGELRVYDRIQVRLDYLDGLAAPKTVEPKFAQMYRQSLLNYDSLDITEGQPDYRKATPDASQLVLGGAEVDGEMVGGTPYDTSVKFLAILHNSCGYLSTLQPLLDWHRACGLNYTYVVRSGPAYTADDIKSIISGCYAAHPELEYVLLVGDITCLPWKDNWGGGALPEDLPGDYWYACLTGGATPDLYPDVAVGRLPVKNDTELAQQVTKILDYLKSPPTGDWANNALLMAHKEGPSTKYQKNSEDIRMATYGTDSFAFSTAYGASATYGGDDATNATVAAHLTSGVSIMNYRGHGAFGYPSTRPWGTFWGGQYGANSSAPWNTAGESYWTTDADALTNGDKLPVLFSISCMNNALDNSPDDCLGEAFVMQDQGAIAFLGASRPSYTTPNNAFDINLFDAIGNEGIYTVGWISNDANTELIDTYGPDSYAADNSRIYFWLGDPATEVWTSAPIGLNVTHPASVSTGIMSVTVRNASNVLLPNALVVIDGCGVYTWAYTNASGVATFNFIPDSTGTMKITVTKHNYVPYQGTTSIEPLTNKIFNIVFDPPSPASLCNGEKVFAEFDYTTTDEQGVLIFVRPYTGDDRTPGYGAHGSTVCPTPDGHESGWFTINSYNDGTSRNVTVDRVQFCIWSLDEDNKQDELLLELFVPVQFNYGYSIHNIVISPPSPATMKWDQNIEIEFDYYSCEDDGVHIFARPFTDGALTPKYTSSGSPDYQQGSGSGSGWFTIFDGEVTVDQLRFQMKHKDTDALLLELFVPVNYHYEGYPDLSVNPMGFDVDLTCGDSDIETLRISNVGGGSLHYKLRDRGATGGVALAAQSLGGTSMTVGVTDSASPDSDGAIIGEFVDSVDSQLDLSSLDDLSGVTIAFDLIHSDQNPSQLDMIKADLIERGASIVYLTEGPITEALLSPYDILWVGEDWNTPAVWTADEKGALQAWVQKGRGLLVYGDQPGGSSVLPSLFGITYTGTPGTSGYTTNILSHAITESVDDLYLPAPLQSLSAASPAYTVVQDHNGLPSIACAEPGSGRVVVIADDYFWGAYLEYGDNRLMANHVFDWLVPSDCPWLDETPKSGSIPTAVPNYDDITVQIDASSLTPGEYYAEICIASDDPDENPTIVPVHLTVLADQPDIRVVPPEFDLVVAQGVVAEYTLNIVNDAHCSNLEFELWDEDDAGKDCPWLAEAPTDGSVAPGSAQEIILSIDAAKLALGKYCAQIWIKNTDPDENPTIVPVCIEVVKPSKCKILFDESHAPADAAFTIGGGYSDWADLLRYRGMKVDKATTGPITIDLLGNYDAVVIPEPTQAYSKGEIDAIAQYVRGGGGVLLLGEWGSYAQDKGIYPVVNQIGGVFGLSFGDDVVEDGINNDGNSLWPLISQFDSAVVGDDVATVVEYGGCSFTLSGDAFAIARSGGHVLTLPSSEIPLKDGFSITSADASNLAMSEETPFDGVDPLVRGPIVMAASTLGEGRVAAIGDGNLFTNQDVDGDYLMDLYEYDNERIALNIIQWLTQCVVPANVEISVVLQGSSRPDAGWVIPLTVKFFKPGTSTLVAEFHPTTRKVGGAAVCTLGGVVPGTYDITVDSDTTLMNVNRGVGVSLPSTPVNMGTLLEGDADNSGTIDEMDFGILQAVFMTSDPSADFDRNGIVDIADFGLLAVNFMKTSPAEVP is encoded by the coding sequence ATGAAGCGCGTGAACAGATTCTTCGGAAGCAACGTCACGAGGCTGGTGCCGTTGCTGCTGATGCTGATAATGGTCAGTTCGCTTCTGGTGCCCGCAACCATACTCGCGGCAGACATGAACAGGGTGGATGTCATCAATTCCCAGCCCAGTGACTTACAACCGATTGACCAGACATCCGGTAGTCCAACGGTTGGCGTGTCGAAAGCGGATAGCACTGGCATCACCATTGATATCGATATTGAAGGCCTGGAGCAGGAAGCCATAGAGATCGATGGCCGGACCTTCGAGTTGTTGAGCATCCCTGAATACCAAAATACCGAGGAGGTGGGCAAGCCTCAGTTGCCGGTGGTGCGGAAGACAATCGGCATTCCCGATGGGGCCACGGTCCAGGCAACGGTAGCCGATGCTTCCTATTCCAGCTATTCGGGCTATATGGTTTACCCGGCGCAGAAGCCGTTGAAAGATGATGAACAACCGGGCGAGTTTGCCCTCGATGAGGCGTTCTACTCACAGGATGCCTTCTATCCGGCGGAGATGGTCCAGGTGGAAGAACCGGCCATCTGGCGCGATGTAACGGTAGTGCTCTTGCAGGTTAGTCCGGTGAGGTTCAATCCGGCAACCGGCGAGCTTCGCGTCTATGATCGCATCCAGGTGAGGCTGGACTACCTCGACGGTCTGGCCGCGCCGAAGACCGTCGAGCCCAAGTTTGCCCAGATGTACCGGCAATCCCTTTTGAACTATGATTCCCTCGATATCACCGAAGGTCAGCCGGATTACAGGAAGGCCACTCCTGATGCCAGTCAACTGGTGCTTGGGGGCGCCGAGGTTGACGGGGAAATGGTCGGTGGAACGCCCTACGATACATCGGTGAAATTCCTGGCGATACTGCACAATAGTTGCGGATATCTTTCAACTCTGCAACCCCTGCTCGATTGGCACCGGGCCTGCGGCCTGAATTATACTTACGTGGTGAGGAGTGGCCCTGCATATACTGCCGATGACATCAAGTCCATCATTTCCGGCTGTTACGCTGCCCATCCGGAGCTGGAGTATGTGCTGCTCGTGGGAGATATTACCTGTCTTCCCTGGAAGGACAACTGGGGCGGAGGGGCTCTGCCCGAGGACCTGCCTGGCGACTACTGGTATGCCTGTCTCACCGGGGGAGCTACTCCCGACCTCTATCCCGATGTGGCCGTGGGAAGGCTTCCGGTGAAAAACGATACCGAGCTTGCCCAACAGGTGACCAAGATACTCGATTACTTGAAGAGCCCGCCCACAGGGGATTGGGCCAACAACGCCTTGCTGATGGCGCATAAGGAAGGGCCCTCAACTAAATACCAGAAAAACAGTGAAGATATTCGCATGGCTACTTATGGCACGGATTCCTTTGCCTTTTCGACTGCTTATGGCGCTTCTGCTACTTATGGGGGCGATGATGCCACCAATGCCACTGTGGCTGCCCATCTGACCTCCGGGGTGAGCATCATGAACTACCGGGGCCATGGCGCTTTTGGATATCCTTCCACTCGTCCCTGGGGAACGTTCTGGGGCGGACAATATGGCGCCAACTCATCTGCACCCTGGAATACGGCCGGAGAGAGTTACTGGACTACAGATGCCGACGCCCTTACCAATGGGGACAAACTGCCGGTTCTCTTCAGTATCTCTTGCATGAACAATGCTTTGGACAATTCTCCCGATGACTGCCTTGGAGAAGCCTTTGTCATGCAGGATCAGGGAGCCATCGCATTTCTGGGAGCCAGCCGTCCATCCTACACCACGCCCAATAACGCCTTTGACATAAATCTCTTCGATGCCATTGGCAATGAAGGCATCTACACGGTGGGCTGGATATCGAATGATGCCAATACTGAGCTGATCGACACGTACGGGCCTGACTCGTATGCCGCCGATAACTCTCGCATCTACTTCTGGCTGGGAGACCCGGCAACCGAAGTCTGGACCAGCGCGCCAATCGGACTGAATGTCACCCATCCAGCCTCAGTGAGCACAGGCATTATGAGCGTCACGGTGCGAAATGCTTCTAACGTACTGTTGCCGAATGCGCTGGTGGTCATTGATGGGTGTGGTGTCTATACATGGGCTTACACCAATGCTTCGGGAGTGGCCACTTTCAATTTCATTCCCGATTCGACCGGCACCATGAAGATCACTGTTACCAAGCACAACTATGTGCCTTATCAGGGGACTACCAGCATCGAGCCCTTGACCAACAAGATCTTCAACATCGTTTTTGATCCCCCTTCCCCCGCTTCTTTATGCAATGGCGAAAAAGTCTTTGCCGAGTTCGACTATACCACCACTGATGAGCAGGGTGTCCTGATATTCGTGCGACCATATACCGGTGATGACCGCACACCGGGATATGGTGCTCACGGATCTACAGTATGTCCTACTCCCGATGGTCATGAGAGCGGATGGTTCACCATCAACTCCTACAACGACGGGACGTCTCGCAACGTGACAGTGGATCGGGTTCAGTTCTGTATCTGGAGCCTGGATGAGGACAATAAACAGGATGAATTGCTTCTGGAGCTGTTTGTCCCGGTGCAGTTCAACTATGGCTATTCCATCCACAACATCGTGATCAGCCCTCCTTCTCCGGCAACGATGAAGTGGGATCAGAATATCGAAATCGAATTCGACTATTATAGCTGTGAGGACGACGGTGTGCATATCTTTGCAAGACCCTTCACCGATGGTGCACTGACACCGAAGTATACCTCCAGTGGGTCCCCGGACTATCAGCAGGGAAGCGGCAGTGGCAGCGGTTGGTTCACTATCTTTGATGGCGAAGTGACCGTGGACCAGCTCAGATTTCAGATGAAGCATAAGGATACGGATGCGCTGCTGCTGGAGCTTTTTGTGCCGGTCAATTACCACTATGAAGGCTATCCCGATCTATCGGTGAACCCCATGGGCTTTGATGTGGACCTGACCTGCGGAGACTCAGATATCGAGACGTTACGCATCAGCAACGTGGGAGGTGGGTCTCTCCACTACAAACTGAGGGATCGAGGCGCTACCGGCGGTGTGGCATTGGCAGCGCAATCTTTGGGCGGAACATCGATGACTGTCGGCGTGACCGATAGCGCCTCTCCAGACTCGGATGGGGCCATCATCGGTGAGTTTGTCGATAGTGTCGATAGCCAATTGGACTTGTCTTCTCTGGATGATCTTTCCGGCGTGACGATTGCTTTCGATCTCATCCATTCCGATCAGAACCCGTCTCAGCTCGATATGATCAAGGCCGATCTTATCGAGCGGGGAGCATCGATTGTTTATCTCACAGAGGGTCCGATTACCGAGGCGCTGCTGAGCCCGTATGATATTCTCTGGGTGGGAGAAGACTGGAATACCCCGGCGGTCTGGACGGCAGACGAGAAAGGTGCCCTCCAGGCGTGGGTCCAAAAAGGCAGAGGATTGCTCGTTTACGGGGACCAGCCCGGCGGGTCCAGCGTGCTACCGTCACTGTTTGGAATTACGTATACTGGCACGCCCGGAACATCCGGTTACACCACGAACATTCTTTCTCATGCTATCACAGAGAGCGTGGATGACCTGTATTTGCCGGCCCCGCTCCAATCCCTATCTGCGGCATCGCCTGCCTATACGGTTGTTCAGGATCATAACGGGCTTCCGAGCATTGCCTGCGCCGAGCCGGGAAGCGGGAGGGTTGTGGTGATCGCCGATGACTACTTCTGGGGGGCCTACCTGGAGTATGGCGATAACCGCCTCATGGCCAACCATGTGTTCGATTGGCTGGTGCCGTCCGATTGCCCATGGCTGGACGAAACACCCAAGTCAGGCTCAATACCCACAGCTGTCCCTAATTATGATGATATAACCGTGCAGATCGATGCATCCAGCCTTACCCCGGGAGAATACTATGCCGAAATCTGCATCGCTAGTGATGATCCGGATGAGAATCCGACCATCGTGCCGGTTCATCTCACCGTGCTGGCCGATCAACCGGATATCCGGGTAGTGCCGCCGGAGTTTGATCTGGTGGTGGCGCAGGGTGTGGTGGCAGAGTACACCCTCAACATTGTCAATGATGCCCACTGCAGCAATCTGGAATTCGAACTGTGGGATGAGGATGACGCCGGAAAGGACTGCCCGTGGCTGGCTGAGGCTCCCACCGATGGATCAGTTGCACCCGGCAGCGCTCAAGAGATCATCCTGAGCATAGATGCCGCCAAACTGGCGCTGGGCAAATATTGTGCCCAGATTTGGATAAAGAACACTGACCCCGATGAGAATCCCACCATCGTACCTGTATGCATCGAGGTAGTCAAACCATCCAAGTGTAAGATACTCTTTGATGAAAGCCATGCCCCTGCGGATGCGGCCTTCACCATTGGAGGCGGGTACTCTGACTGGGCAGACCTTCTTCGGTATCGGGGAATGAAAGTGGATAAGGCCACAACAGGGCCGATAACAATCGATCTTCTCGGTAACTATGATGCGGTGGTGATTCCGGAGCCGACTCAGGCTTACTCCAAAGGCGAGATCGACGCCATCGCCCAGTATGTGAGGGGTGGTGGAGGCGTATTGCTCCTCGGGGAGTGGGGGTCTTATGCCCAGGATAAGGGAATCTATCCCGTGGTCAACCAGATTGGTGGCGTTTTTGGCCTCTCCTTTGGTGATGATGTGGTTGAGGATGGCATCAACAACGATGGAAATTCTCTCTGGCCTTTGATCTCGCAATTCGATAGCGCGGTTGTGGGAGACGATGTCGCGACGGTGGTCGAGTATGGAGGATGTTCCTTCACTCTTTCCGGCGATGCCTTCGCCATTGCCCGGTCCGGCGGACATGTTCTAACGCTGCCCAGTTCCGAGATTCCATTAAAGGACGGTTTTTCCATAACGTCCGCAGATGCTTCAAATCTGGCCATGTCGGAAGAGACGCCTTTTGATGGAGTTGACCCCTTGGTTCGTGGTCCTATTGTGATGGCGGCCTCCACTCTGGGAGAAGGAAGGGTTGCCGCTATCGGTGACGGAAACCTCTTCACTAATCAGGATGTGGACGGCGATTACCTGATGGATCTCTATGAATATGACAATGAGCGGATCGCCTTGAACATTATCCAGTGGCTGACTCAATGTGTGGTCCCGGCAAATGTTGAGATATCCGTTGTTCTGCAGGGCTCTTCCCGCCCCGATGCGGGCTGGGTAATCCCTCTTACGGTCAAGTTTTTCAAGCCGGGAACTTCCACTCTGGTGGCTGAGTTCCACCCCACAACGAGGAAAGTTGGTGGCGCTGCCGTTTGTACCTTGGGTGGAGTTGTCCCGGGTACCTATGATATCACGGTGGACAGCGACACCACTCTGATGAACGTGAATCGCGGCGTGGGCGTATCCTTGCCGAGTACGCCGGTGAACATGGGCACGCTCCTGGAGGGGGACGCCGATAACAGCGGCACCATTGATGAGATGGACTTCGGCATCTTGCAGGCCGTATTCATGACTTCTGATCCATCGGCGGATTTTGACCGCAACGGCATCGTTGATATCGCGGATTTTGGATTGCTGGCAGTGAACTTCATGAAAACCAGTCCGGCGGAGGTGCCATAA